The region TCGTGATGAGGGTCGTCCTAAATTCGGAATTCGTCGTCGCACGTTCCATGTCCGGCACGCCGTAGCCGATGCGACGCACGATGTCTCCGCGTTGTTCCGGAGTGGTCCCATTAGTCCAGTCGGGCCACCTAGCGGATTGAATGATGAGAGCTCGGTAGAGAAGGCATGATTCCTCGGGCAAGATTTCCTGGAGACGAGCAGCAATTCGCGTGACTTTGGGGGCGGCGAATGAGGTTCCCACCTCGTCACGTGAATATGCAGGGCCTCCCTGATGCGTCGAACGAATCATCTCGGGGTAGCATTCGCTCCCGCACGGCGGTGTGCTGACGGTGGGAGGCGTCGTGCGAGAAACAAAGTTGTCGCCCCCGAATTCAACAACCTCGGGTTTGATGGACTTCCAAATCCCGAGGCCACTGCGGGAGAACGCCGAGGGATGCTCGGCTCCCGGAGCACATGCCGCCCAATCCGGGTCTTCGTACTCTCGGTAGCTAATCGAACCGACGGTAAGGGCCTGCAAGCTTTGAGAGGGGTTCGATACGCGGCTTGAATCCTCGTTGAGGTAGCCGGGATAAGTGCGACCGGCGAGGAGGTGTTCGAGGACTCCCGGATTGGTCGCTGTGTTCGATGGGAGTATGTTCCCGGAGCTGACGACGAAAAGGACGTCGTACTCATGAGACAAGCGGTCAATCTCGGCAGCCCATGCCGACATGTGACGCGTCCGACATGGTGCAGACGCGGTTATCGAGTGGTTGAAAAGCCTGGTTAGTCGCTCTCCCTCGTGGAAGTGCTTGATGATGGAGTTCAGTAAATCCGGCGGAAAGAGGTTCTCGGGCATCCGGTTGCCCGCATCGAGTACCCGAGCGTTCTGAACCCACCAAGACGCTTCGTGCGAGCCAGTGCGAGGAATCACTTCACCGAAAAGCACGGCTCCCGCAACACGAGTCCCATGCCCGCTGGGAGGGCAGTAGTCGGCGACGTCGGTGGGTGATTCCTCGGGTAGGAAGTTCCAAGACGAGGCCGAGTCGATGGCTGGATTGAGAAGGTAGTGCCCTTCTTGGATACCGCTATCGATGACACAGACGGCCGGGGCGTCTTCGTCAGGTGGGACGATGGTGACTGCTTCCATCTCCCGCTCAAGCGTCTCGCGAATGGTCTGCGGAAGGACGATGTCATCCGGCTCAACGACTTCGAAGACAAAAGCGAAGTTGAGGACGAGGTCTCTGAGCCCTCTTCCCTTGACGCAGATTCTGACAGTGAATTCTTCGGATAGCGACGTATCGGAGTGCGGGGTGCTGAACTGATTTAGTACCTTCCCCTTATAGTCAGCTACAAATGAATTTATGATGTCTTCCCGCTCCATCGCGAGGGCATCCCACCTCATGTAAGCGTCGTTTCGAGCGTCGGTCCACTCCTTCAAGTTGGTCGCGTAGTCGGCTTCCCGCTTCGCCCAAGTCTTGTCGGTCATCCTGCGACCACGCTTAGGGGCGTTCGGTCGCCTGGGAATTTGAAAGTCGCCGGAGCAGGAAACGCCGACGTCCACCGTGTAATCACCGTCCTCCCTGAGTTTGGGCCATTCCTCTTGTAGATGTTCCGAGAGAA is a window of Planctomyces sp. SH-PL62 DNA encoding:
- a CDS encoding S8 family peptidase, which gives rise to MMEAASKLRGPVRGPIVRIRRIRVADREKQNLPSLPKNVPLLLEVDVMLDLDELRKWFGFEVVSEEVDGFVIVASEDLDLNEFNKKLQEFVGGVRGSGTVARVYNLHEDPDQSKRLTRILSEHLQEEWPKLREDGDYTVDVGVSCSGDFQIPRRPNAPKRGRRMTDKTWAKREADYATNLKEWTDARNDAYMRWDALAMEREDIINSFVADYKGKVLNQFSTPHSDTSLSEEFTVRICVKGRGLRDLVLNFAFVFEVVEPDDIVLPQTIRETLEREMEAVTIVPPDEDAPAVCVIDSGIQEGHYLLNPAIDSASSWNFLPEESPTDVADYCPPSGHGTRVAGAVLFGEVIPRTGSHEASWWVQNARVLDAGNRMPENLFPPDLLNSIIKHFHEGERLTRLFNHSITASAPCRTRHMSAWAAEIDRLSHEYDVLFVVSSGNILPSNTATNPGVLEHLLAGRTYPGYLNEDSSRVSNPSQSLQALTVGSISYREYEDPDWAACAPGAEHPSAFSRSGLGIWKSIKPEVVEFGGDNFVSRTTPPTVSTPPCGSECYPEMIRSTHQGGPAYSRDEVGTSFAAPKVTRIAARLQEILPEESCLLYRALIIQSARWPDWTNGTTPEQRGDIVRRIGYGVPDMERATTNSEFRTTLITSGDKDIKAGGCHVYQVPIPDEVRRPGQEFDVLVEVTLSYAAEPRRTRRNRRRYLSTWVDWKSSYQNEDISEFRTRALKPKDDEEAEEADESAGSTFKWAIQTNPIHGNVRGVSRSSGTVQKDWAVIKSNSLPDDFCIAVVGHQGWSKDPDSTARYVLAVSIEVLGHDIPIYTRIQQRVAELQAEVEAEVQAENEVEILAE